In the Advenella kashmirensis WT001 genome, one interval contains:
- a CDS encoding UbiX family flavin prenyltransferase — protein MPSSVSTPARIIVGITGASGAIYGVRALELLAQAGFETHLVMSRSASLTLSQELQMHPGELADRATVVHAIQDVGAVISSGSFKTSGMLIAPCSIRTLSEIASGVTSSLLTRAADVVLKERRKLVLMVRETPLHLGHLRSMVAVTEMGAIVMPPVPAFYARPESIQAMVDHSVGRALDLFDIDTGSVTRWSGMSSNP, from the coding sequence ATGCCAAGCTCCGTTTCCACACCTGCACGTATTATTGTCGGTATCACCGGCGCCTCTGGCGCCATTTACGGTGTCCGTGCTCTTGAGCTGCTTGCCCAGGCCGGCTTCGAAACCCATTTGGTCATGAGCCGCTCGGCCAGCCTGACCTTGTCGCAAGAGCTGCAGATGCATCCCGGTGAACTGGCCGACCGGGCAACGGTAGTGCATGCGATTCAGGATGTAGGGGCGGTCATTTCCAGCGGTTCTTTCAAAACCAGCGGGATGCTCATTGCTCCTTGTTCCATTCGTACGCTCTCGGAAATTGCCAGCGGTGTCACCTCTTCGCTATTGACCCGCGCTGCCGATGTGGTGCTCAAGGAAAGGCGCAAGCTGGTGCTTATGGTCCGGGAAACACCGCTGCATCTGGGTCACTTACGCAGCATGGTGGCGGTAACGGAAATGGGCGCCATCGTCATGCCGCCGGTGCCGGCTTTTTATGCGCGCCCGGAAAGTATCCAGGCTATGGTCGACCACAGTGTCGGTCGGGCACTGGATCTCTTTGACATAGATACCGGTTCGGTCACCCGCTGGAGCGGAATGAGCAGCAACCCCTGA
- a CDS encoding TIGR02444 family protein, with protein MRAWPGTVSRCSTGWRLDVNVLLLMLWAARQWGAAPTAEQIADADSTIAAWRCEIVIPLRQLRTRLKSGPAPAPDAMTDVLRNDIKRLELEAERMQQEVLAQWVKEQTQAINAGAQGGVVQQRMEITQAQDDAWSDPVTQDGISAPDRSQAELADTAENARQLAVLEQTAVRVVAHYEAQHGYANAADGQPAVAEAVAVESVSDEHAADPWLALQHAHQVVLAAAAVFASA; from the coding sequence GTGAGGGCGTGGCCGGGCACTGTCTCGCGCTGCAGCACAGGCTGGAGACTGGATGTCAACGTCTTGTTGCTCATGCTGTGGGCGGCCAGGCAGTGGGGCGCCGCGCCTACGGCAGAACAGATTGCCGATGCCGACAGCACAATTGCTGCGTGGCGGTGCGAGATCGTTATCCCCTTGCGTCAGCTGCGAACGCGGCTCAAGAGCGGGCCGGCGCCGGCGCCCGATGCAATGACAGATGTGTTAAGGAACGATATCAAGCGACTTGAACTGGAGGCCGAGCGCATGCAGCAGGAGGTATTGGCGCAGTGGGTAAAGGAACAGACGCAGGCGATAAACGCAGGTGCGCAAGGCGGTGTGGTACAGCAGAGAATGGAGATAACGCAGGCCCAGGACGATGCGTGGTCCGATCCGGTCACGCAAGACGGTATTTCTGCGCCAGACCGGTCGCAGGCAGAACTGGCAGATACGGCGGAAAACGCCAGGCAACTGGCTGTGCTGGAGCAGACGGCCGTCAGGGTGGTTGCTCATTACGAGGCGCAGCATGGATATGCTAACGCAGCGGATGGGCAGCCTGCGGTTGCCGAAGCAGTTGCGGTGGAATCTGTGAGCGATGAGCACGCTGCGGACCCATGGCTGGCCTTGCAGCATGCACATCAGGTCGTGCTGGCTGCAGCGGCGGTGTTTGCGTCAGCCTGA
- a CDS encoding tRNA CCA-pyrophosphorylase yields MSVTDGLDVYVVGGAVRDELLGLPQGDRDWVVVGASPQEMVRRGFQPVGGDFPVFLHPQTKEEYALARTERKAGRGYKGFTFHTGPEVTLEEDLKRRDLTINAMARRTDGTLVDPLRGRDDLERRVFRHASQAFAEDPVRILRVARFAARFTEFTLAGGTLQLCRDMVASGETDALVPERVWKEVSRGLMNEKPSRMFTVLQDTNALAVVMPQLHWNTEVAQATDLSAARILPLPSRYAVALSQTREHAALSVHLKVPAECADYARLAQVLSERLDMLPLPPSPTAQAHLLSRAQYVLETLEVTDSLRKPTRFRDLLGVVLCTRHSAAENLQAEITRIESWSEILDCYLRVDAGAVARQTAGGTNAIKAAVRAARLDAIAACLEKIAPG; encoded by the coding sequence ATGTCCGTAACCGATGGCCTTGATGTATATGTGGTGGGCGGTGCCGTGCGCGATGAGTTGCTGGGACTGCCGCAGGGAGACCGGGACTGGGTCGTGGTGGGAGCCAGTCCGCAGGAGATGGTGCGGCGTGGTTTCCAGCCGGTAGGCGGCGATTTTCCGGTTTTCCTGCATCCGCAAACCAAAGAGGAATATGCGCTGGCACGCACCGAAAGAAAAGCGGGGCGCGGCTACAAGGGCTTCACCTTTCATACGGGTCCGGAAGTGACGCTGGAAGAGGATTTAAAGCGTCGCGATCTGACCATTAATGCCATGGCGCGCCGCACCGATGGTACGCTGGTTGATCCCTTGCGTGGTCGCGATGACCTTGAGCGCCGCGTGTTCCGGCATGCCAGCCAGGCGTTTGCCGAAGATCCGGTGCGCATATTGCGCGTGGCGCGGTTTGCAGCGCGCTTCACCGAGTTCACACTGGCCGGCGGTACGCTGCAGCTGTGTCGGGACATGGTCGCTAGCGGAGAGACCGATGCCCTGGTACCCGAGCGGGTCTGGAAAGAGGTCTCGCGCGGGCTCATGAACGAAAAGCCGTCGCGCATGTTCACTGTTTTGCAGGATACCAATGCGCTTGCTGTCGTGATGCCACAATTACATTGGAATACAGAAGTGGCACAGGCCACCGATTTGTCGGCTGCCAGAATCCTGCCGCTGCCTTCGCGCTACGCGGTGGCGCTGTCACAGACACGCGAGCATGCAGCGTTGAGCGTGCATCTTAAAGTGCCTGCCGAATGTGCTGATTACGCCCGCCTGGCGCAGGTGCTATCGGAGCGCCTGGATATGTTGCCATTGCCACCGAGCCCGACGGCGCAGGCGCACTTGTTGAGCCGCGCCCAATATGTGCTGGAAACACTGGAAGTGACGGACAGTTTGCGCAAGCCGACGCGGTTTCGTGATTTACTGGGCGTCGTTTTGTGTACCCGACATTCTGCGGCGGAAAATCTGCAGGCGGAAATCACGCGCATTGAGTCCTGGAGTGAAATACTGGATTGTTATTTGCGGGTTGATGCGGGCGCAGTCGCGCGGCAAACCGCGGGGGGCACCAACGCGATCAAGGCGGCGGTGCGTGCGGCAAGACTGGATGCCATTGCCGCCTGCCTGGAAAAAATTGCACCGGGCTAG
- a CDS encoding phage holin family protein — translation MTLLLTWVLQALALMIVAYILPGITVTSFVSALIAAVILGLVNTVIYPILAILTLPITIVTLGLFLLVLNVLMFWLAGSVFNGFKVDGFWWAVIGAVLYSIISAILLSILN, via the coding sequence ATGACATTGCTGTTAACCTGGGTCCTGCAGGCGCTGGCCCTCATGATTGTTGCCTATATACTGCCAGGCATTACTGTAACCAGCTTTGTATCTGCGCTTATTGCAGCTGTCATTCTGGGGCTGGTCAATACGGTGATTTATCCCATTCTTGCCATTCTCACCCTGCCCATTACCATTGTTACGCTGGGGCTTTTCCTGCTGGTGCTTAACGTGCTCATGTTCTGGCTGGCCGGATCGGTATTCAATGGCTTCAAGGTGGATGGTTTCTGGTGGGCCGTCATTGGCGCCGTGCTCTATTCCATTATTTCTGCAATTTTGCTGAGTATTCTGAATTAA
- the metK gene encoding methionine adenosyltransferase: MAHNDFLFTSESVSEGHPDKVADQISDAILDALLEQDPNSRVAAETLCNTGLVVLAGEISTKANIDYIQIARDTIKRIGYDNTEYGIDYKGCAVLVAYDKQSPDIAQGVDRSEEDILNQGAGDQGLMFGFACDETPDLMPAPIWYAHRLVQRQSELRKDGRLPWLRPDAKSQVTFRYVDGKPVEVHTVVLSTQHAPDISQEAIREAVIEDIIKPTFAEGLITPNTKFLINPTGKFIIGGPQGDCGLTGRKIIVDTYGGACPHGGGAFSGKDPSKVDRSAAYAARYVAKNIVAAGLARQCQIQVSYAIGVAEPINITVYTEGTGVIPDDDIAKLVREHFDLRPRGIVQMLDLLRPIYAKSAAYGHFGRSEPEFSWEALDKAAVLKKAIA; encoded by the coding sequence ATGGCCCACAACGATTTTCTCTTTACTTCCGAATCCGTTTCCGAAGGTCACCCCGATAAGGTTGCTGACCAGATTTCCGACGCCATTCTTGATGCGCTGCTTGAGCAGGACCCCAACTCCCGCGTGGCTGCCGAAACGCTGTGCAATACCGGCCTGGTTGTCCTGGCCGGAGAAATCAGCACCAAAGCCAACATCGACTATATTCAGATCGCGCGCGATACGATCAAGCGCATCGGCTATGACAACACCGAATATGGTATTGACTACAAGGGCTGCGCGGTTCTGGTCGCTTATGACAAGCAGTCTCCCGACATTGCCCAGGGAGTAGACCGCAGCGAAGAAGATATTCTGAACCAGGGCGCTGGGGATCAGGGCCTGATGTTTGGTTTTGCATGCGATGAAACCCCGGATCTCATGCCTGCGCCCATCTGGTATGCCCACCGTCTGGTGCAGCGTCAAAGCGAACTGCGCAAGGACGGCCGCCTGCCCTGGCTGCGTCCCGATGCCAAATCCCAGGTCACGTTCCGCTATGTCGATGGCAAGCCGGTAGAGGTCCATACCGTTGTGCTGTCTACCCAGCACGCCCCGGACATTTCCCAGGAAGCGATTCGCGAAGCGGTCATTGAAGATATTATCAAGCCGACGTTTGCCGAAGGCCTGATCACCCCCAATACCAAATTCCTGATCAACCCGACGGGCAAGTTCATTATTGGCGGCCCTCAGGGCGATTGCGGTCTGACCGGACGCAAGATCATTGTCGATACCTATGGTGGCGCGTGCCCGCATGGCGGCGGCGCGTTTTCAGGCAAAGATCCTTCCAAGGTTGATCGTTCTGCTGCCTATGCAGCACGTTATGTAGCAAAGAATATTGTGGCAGCGGGTCTGGCGCGCCAGTGCCAGATTCAGGTCAGCTACGCCATCGGTGTGGCCGAGCCCATTAATATTACCGTGTACACGGAAGGCACCGGCGTCATTCCTGACGACGACATTGCCAAACTGGTACGCGAGCATTTTGACCTGCGTCCGCGCGGTATCGTGCAGATGCTGGATCTGCTGCGTCCGATCTATGCCAAATCTGCCGCCTATGGGCACTTTGGCCGTTCCGAGCCCGAGTTCAGCTGGGAAGCGCTGGACAAAGCGGCGGTTCTGAAAAAAGCCATCGCTTAA
- a CDS encoding DUF4870 family protein: MNEETSQSQTPVPAPDNAARNFTWITYAMYALGLFTGLFSVVGVIMAYAKRGEFANTVYADHMQYLIRTFWIGLIGAIAGFLLMIILIGWIVLIAVTVWYIYRIVMGAIRLNDGQGVSTTSWF; encoded by the coding sequence ATGAACGAAGAAACCAGCCAGAGCCAGACTCCGGTTCCCGCGCCGGATAACGCCGCTCGCAATTTCACCTGGATTACGTATGCAATGTACGCATTGGGACTGTTTACCGGGCTGTTTTCAGTGGTGGGCGTCATCATGGCCTACGCCAAACGGGGCGAGTTCGCCAATACGGTCTATGCCGATCATATGCAATATCTGATCCGTACTTTCTGGATCGGCCTGATCGGCGCGATTGCAGGCTTTTTGCTAATGATTATCCTGATCGGCTGGATTGTGCTTATCGCCGTTACCGTATGGTACATCTATCGCATCGTCATGGGCGCCATTCGCCTGAATGACGGCCAGGGCGTATCGACCACATCCTGGTTCTGA
- a CDS encoding 5-formyltetrahydrofolate cyclo-ligase, whose product MTSADTPTLRQSLLAARSAIPDSRRQMLSVQIKQHILDWLQGRHQDCRLPDHASIGSIAGFWPIRDEPDMISLLHDLHTLGHDISLPVIEQLDAPLHFYRWSPDTPLRRGAFNIPEPQVDTPAMQPSLILVPTLGYTRDGHRLGYGKGYYDRTLHALAQQGHNPVSVGIGWDEG is encoded by the coding sequence ATGACATCCGCCGATACTCCGACTTTGCGTCAATCCCTACTTGCGGCCAGATCGGCCATCCCCGACTCGCGTCGCCAGATGCTAAGTGTACAAATAAAACAGCATATTTTGGACTGGCTGCAGGGCCGCCACCAAGATTGCCGTTTGCCGGATCATGCATCTATCGGTTCCATCGCCGGTTTCTGGCCCATACGGGATGAACCCGACATGATTTCGCTGCTGCATGATTTGCATACGCTGGGTCACGACATCAGCCTGCCTGTGATTGAACAGCTGGACGCACCGCTGCACTTTTACCGCTGGTCGCCCGATACCCCGTTGCGGCGTGGCGCCTTCAACATTCCCGAACCACAAGTAGATACGCCGGCGATGCAGCCGTCCCTGATACTGGTACCCACACTCGGTTATACCCGTGATGGTCATCGGCTGGGCTATGGCAAAGGGTATTATGACCGCACCCTGCATGCGCTGGCGCAGCAGGGCCACAACCCGGTGAGTGTAGGCATCGGCTGGGATGAAGGCTGA
- the metF gene encoding methylenetetrahydrofolate reductase [NAD(P)H]: protein MSSFSDEAFSLEFFPPRDQVSRERLVGTAKQLMAMHPRYISVTFGAGGSTRDGTAETVSMFSQLGCEAAPHLSCIGASRASLIQLLDQYKAKGIHRIVALRGDLPSGMGGNDSELPYASELVRLIREHSGDWFHVEVAAYPEMHPQADSPEHDLDNFVTKVNAGANSAITQYFFNADAYFDFVDRAVQRGVSIPIVPGIMPITNHTQLLRFSQMCGAEVPRWIRLRLAQYGDDKASIRAFGADVVTQLCQKLIDGGVPGIHFYTLNNAEATLAIWKNLRY from the coding sequence ATGAGTTCTTTTTCCGACGAGGCATTCAGCCTGGAGTTTTTCCCGCCGCGCGATCAGGTATCGCGCGAGCGGCTGGTAGGCACCGCCAAGCAGTTGATGGCGATGCATCCTCGTTATATAAGTGTGACTTTCGGGGCAGGCGGCTCTACCCGGGATGGAACGGCCGAGACCGTCTCCATGTTCTCGCAACTCGGTTGCGAGGCCGCCCCGCACCTGTCCTGCATTGGCGCCAGCAGAGCGTCGCTGATCCAATTGCTGGATCAGTACAAGGCCAAAGGCATTCATCGCATCGTGGCGTTGCGTGGCGATCTGCCCTCGGGCATGGGCGGCAATGATTCAGAGTTACCGTATGCGTCCGAACTGGTCAGGCTTATTCGCGAACATTCGGGCGATTGGTTTCATGTTGAAGTGGCTGCCTATCCGGAAATGCACCCGCAGGCCGACAGTCCCGAGCATGATCTGGATAATTTTGTCACCAAGGTCAATGCCGGTGCCAATAGTGCGATCACGCAGTATTTTTTCAATGCCGACGCCTATTTCGATTTTGTTGATCGTGCCGTGCAGCGTGGCGTGAGTATTCCGATCGTGCCAGGAATCATGCCGATTACCAACCATACGCAGTTGCTGCGGTTCTCGCAAATGTGCGGTGCCGAAGTGCCGCGCTGGATTCGCCTGCGCCTGGCGCAATATGGCGATGATAAAGCTTCCATTCGTGCCTTTGGTGCCGATGTGGTTACCCAGCTGTGTCAGAAGCTGATTGACGGCGGTGTGCCGGGCATTCATTTTTATACGCTTAATAATGCCGAAGCCACGCTGGCGATATGGAAAAATCTGCGCTATTGA
- a CDS encoding lytic transglycosylase domain-containing protein has protein sequence MQQRAQAKSRFNKGVAGSLRRRSMQVIWGALGSGVLLAGCAESVQHTQDSRPSLTPRSLATTSSAVIYGQAPRAVPQAARAAVVSAREAMQRRQWEALPGYAEQARDDHELGGYPMYWYLRQLLNDPAQPVPTQQIYAFLQQNKNPYLENRLKSDWILASAKRGDFDTVRRIGTVASRTSEVDCAILQARFLGNGQVSAAQALDVFKPGDACWNMLGQLTAAKIITQEHLEPLLRDAVEYDSKASARRYAALAFSPAGLSSYDALMANPMGWLATQSGSANGELQQLRALAFSRLARQDRDGGAVFLETQGGALLSERNRQWAWTQFGLIAALNLEARADGWYRKAGQGFRLSDYNHAWRTRMALRQPAIDWKWVEQTIGMMGPEQQKEPVWVYWYGRARAGQGDTSGATSAWRSILYDHGFYGQLATEALGSKISVPPQPAEPSTAEINKIMTHEGLQRAIALFRLGWRPEAVGEWNFAIRGMNDRELMAAAEWALREQVYDRAINTSMLTKNDFNFRQRYLAPFEGRVSQQARAVGVDPAWVYGLIRQESRFVTAARSSVGASGLMQVMPGTAQLVARKLGLSYSNANDFDTNTLLGTSYLKMTLDDLNGSEVLATAGYNAGPNRAKRWRDSLSQPLEGAIFAETIPFTETRLYVKHVMSNATWYDAQFSGRSQSLVQRLGQVRP, from the coding sequence ATGCAACAGCGGGCACAAGCAAAAAGCAGGTTCAACAAAGGTGTTGCGGGCAGCCTGCGTCGCCGGTCAATGCAAGTCATCTGGGGGGCGCTCGGTTCTGGCGTGTTGCTGGCAGGCTGTGCCGAGTCGGTACAGCACACCCAGGATAGCAGACCGTCGCTCACGCCACGTAGTCTGGCCACCACTTCATCGGCAGTCATATACGGACAGGCGCCTCGTGCGGTGCCGCAGGCGGCGCGCGCGGCGGTGGTGTCGGCCAGAGAGGCCATGCAGCGTCGCCAATGGGAGGCGTTGCCCGGCTATGCAGAACAGGCCCGGGATGATCATGAACTTGGCGGCTATCCCATGTACTGGTATCTGCGCCAGTTGTTGAATGACCCTGCGCAGCCGGTTCCCACGCAGCAGATCTATGCTTTTTTACAGCAGAACAAGAATCCCTATCTGGAAAACCGCCTGAAATCGGACTGGATCCTGGCGTCGGCCAAGCGGGGAGACTTTGATACTGTGCGACGTATCGGCACCGTGGCCAGCCGGACTTCGGAAGTCGATTGCGCCATCCTGCAGGCACGCTTTCTTGGCAACGGGCAGGTCTCTGCCGCACAGGCGCTGGATGTGTTCAAGCCAGGCGATGCCTGCTGGAACATGCTGGGGCAACTGACGGCGGCCAAAATTATCACCCAGGAGCACCTGGAACCGTTGTTGCGCGATGCCGTTGAATACGACAGCAAGGCCAGCGCCCGCCGCTATGCAGCGCTGGCGTTCTCGCCCGCCGGGCTGTCTTCCTACGATGCGCTCATGGCCAACCCGATGGGCTGGCTGGCCACCCAGAGCGGCTCGGCCAATGGCGAACTGCAGCAGTTACGTGCGCTGGCCTTCAGTCGTCTGGCGCGACAGGACAGAGATGGCGGAGCCGTTTTTCTGGAGACGCAGGGCGGTGCATTGCTGAGCGAGCGCAATCGTCAATGGGCCTGGACGCAGTTCGGCCTGATCGCTGCGCTGAATCTGGAGGCCCGGGCGGATGGCTGGTATCGCAAGGCAGGCCAGGGTTTTCGTCTGAGCGACTATAACCATGCCTGGCGCACCCGCATGGCGCTGCGCCAGCCCGCCATTGACTGGAAATGGGTAGAGCAGACCATTGGCATGATGGGCCCCGAACAGCAGAAAGAACCGGTTTGGGTTTACTGGTATGGCCGCGCCCGTGCAGGGCAGGGCGACACCAGCGGCGCCACCAGCGCCTGGCGGTCTATTTTGTATGACCATGGTTTCTACGGGCAACTGGCGACCGAGGCATTGGGAAGCAAGATTTCCGTGCCGCCGCAGCCGGCAGAACCGAGCACTGCCGAAATCAACAAAATCATGACGCACGAAGGCCTGCAGCGCGCTATTGCCTTGTTCCGCCTGGGCTGGCGTCCGGAAGCGGTAGGCGAATGGAATTTTGCGATTCGTGGTATGAACGATCGCGAGCTGATGGCGGCAGCAGAATGGGCCTTGCGCGAGCAGGTCTATGATCGGGCCATCAACACCTCCATGCTGACCAAAAACGATTTCAATTTCCGCCAGCGTTATCTGGCCCCATTCGAAGGGCGGGTCAGTCAGCAGGCGCGTGCCGTGGGTGTGGACCCTGCCTGGGTCTACGGTCTGATCCGTCAGGAATCGCGCTTTGTGACAGCCGCCCGCTCGTCGGTGGGCGCCTCTGGGCTGATGCAGGTCATGCCGGGAACGGCGCAATTGGTCGCGCGCAAGCTGGGTCTGAGTTATTCGAATGCCAATGATTTTGACACCAACACGCTATTGGGCACTTCTTACCTGAAAATGACCCTGGACGACCTGAATGGCTCCGAGGTTTTGGCTACTGCCGGCTACAACGCGGGGCCCAACCGCGCCAAGCGCTGGCGTGATTCGCTTAGTCAGCCACTGGAAGGCGCAATTTTTGCGGAAACCATCCCCTTTACGGAAACCCGGCTGTATGTGAAACATGTCATGTCCAATGCAACCTGGTACGATGCCCAGTTCAGCGGGCGGTCGCAATCGCTTGTGCAGCGGCTGGGGCAGGTGAGGCCCTGA
- the ahcY gene encoding adenosylhomocysteinase, translating into MTADYKIADIALADWGRHELSIAETEMPGLMATREEFAKSQPLKGARIAGSLHMTIQTGVLIETLTALGAEVRWASCNIFSTQDHAAAAIAASGVPVFAIKGETLADYWEYTHRIFDWPGEQANMILDDGGDATTLLHLGAKAEKDISVLNNPGSEEETVLFAAIRERLAKDATWYSTRLANIIGVTEETTTGVHRLYQMAQKGELHIPAINVNDSVTKSKFDNLYGCRESLVDGIKRATDVMVAGKIAVVAGFGDVGKGCAQALSALRAQVWVTEIDPICALQASMEGYKVVTMEEAADKADIFVTATGNYHVITRDHMERMKNEAIVCNIGHFDNEIDVAAVEDLQWEEIKPQVDHIIFPDGKRIILLAKGRLVNLGCATGHPSFVMSASFTNQTIAQIELFTRTEQYKKGQVYVLPKHLDEKVARLHLKKLGVNLTTLSQKQADYISVPAQGPFKPDHYRY; encoded by the coding sequence ATGACTGCTGATTACAAAATTGCCGATATTGCGCTGGCCGACTGGGGCCGCCATGAACTGTCCATTGCCGAAACCGAAATGCCGGGCCTGATGGCCACGCGCGAAGAGTTCGCCAAATCCCAACCGCTCAAGGGCGCTCGCATTGCCGGCAGCCTGCACATGACCATCCAGACCGGTGTGCTGATCGAAACGCTCACTGCGCTGGGTGCCGAAGTGCGCTGGGCCTCCTGCAATATTTTCTCTACCCAGGACCACGCTGCTGCTGCCATTGCTGCCAGTGGTGTACCGGTGTTTGCCATCAAGGGCGAGACGCTGGCCGATTACTGGGAATATACCCACCGCATTTTCGACTGGCCGGGTGAACAGGCCAATATGATCCTGGATGATGGCGGCGACGCTACCACCCTGCTGCACCTGGGGGCCAAGGCGGAAAAAGACATTTCCGTGCTGAACAATCCAGGCAGTGAAGAGGAAACCGTGCTGTTTGCCGCTATTCGCGAACGCCTGGCCAAAGATGCCACCTGGTACTCCACCAGGCTGGCCAATATCATTGGTGTTACCGAAGAAACCACGACCGGCGTGCATCGCCTGTATCAGATGGCGCAGAAAGGCGAATTGCATATTCCCGCCATCAACGTCAACGACTCGGTTACCAAATCCAAATTCGATAATCTGTATGGCTGCCGTGAATCGCTGGTCGACGGCATCAAGCGCGCGACCGACGTGATGGTCGCCGGCAAGATTGCGGTTGTGGCCGGTTTTGGCGATGTGGGCAAGGGTTGCGCCCAGGCGCTGTCAGCCCTGCGCGCCCAGGTATGGGTTACCGAAATCGATCCGATCTGCGCCCTGCAGGCATCCATGGAAGGCTACAAAGTGGTCACCATGGAAGAAGCGGCGGACAAGGCAGATATCTTTGTCACGGCCACAGGCAACTATCATGTGATTACACGCGATCATATGGAGCGCATGAAAAACGAAGCCATCGTCTGCAATATTGGTCACTTTGACAATGAGATTGATGTGGCTGCTGTTGAAGATTTGCAGTGGGAAGAAATCAAGCCCCAGGTTGACCATATTATTTTCCCCGACGGCAAACGTATTATTCTGCTGGCCAAGGGACGCCTGGTCAATCTGGGTTGCGCTACCGGTCATCCGTCATTTGTGATGTCTGCCTCGTTTACCAACCAGACCATTGCACAGATCGAATTGTTTACCCGTACCGAACAGTACAAGAAAGGCCAGGTGTATGTGCTGCCCAAGCATCTTGATGAGAAGGTAGCGCGCCTGCATCTGAAAAAACTGGGTGTGAACCTGACCACGCTGTCGCAGAAACAGGCTGATTACATCAGCGTGCCTGCGCAGGGGCCATTCAAGCCCGATCATTATCGCTATTGA